From one Pogoniulus pusillus isolate bPogPus1 chromosome 37, bPogPus1.pri, whole genome shotgun sequence genomic stretch:
- the LOC135190950 gene encoding acid sphingomyelinase-like phosphodiesterase 3b has protein sequence MGNHDFHPKNQFPGKEHRIYSQTAKLWQPWLSDASTALFRAGAFYSEKLPGPGTRGRIIVLNTNLYYDQNDETAGEEDPGGQFQWLEETLTNASRANERVYIVGHIPPGFFEKKRGKAWFRHSFNQQYLRAVQRHHAVIAAQFFGHHHTDSFRMFYSDTGSPISVMFLAPGVTPWKTTLPGVTNGANNPGIRVIDYDPDTLQVLDMVTYYLNLTHANMMASTGQEEVPVWEEEYRLTEAFQVPNGSVGSMQSVLEKLSEDAGSLQQYHELNSVRYDRSPCGEGCRLDHLCAIREVDFTKYSQCVRGSSPAPALTSTCLLLSGLLLGLLSLQPAW, from the exons ATGGGCAATCATGACTTCCACCCCAAGAATCAGTTCCCAGGAAAAGAACACAGGATCTACAGCCAAACAGCCAAGCTGTGGCAGCCCTGGCTGAGTGATGCTTCCACTGCCCTTTTCAGAGCAG GAGCTTTCTACAGTGAGAAGCTGCCTGGCCCGGGGACAAGGGGGCGAATCATTGTCCTCAACACCAACCTGTACTATGACCAGAATGATGAGACAGCTGGTGAGGAAGATCCTGGGGGGCAGTTCCAGTGGCTGGAAGAGACACTGACCAACGCCTCCAGAGCCAACGAAAGG GTGTACATTGTGGGGCACATCCCCCCTGGCTTCTTCGAGAAGAAACGGGGCAAGGCCTGGTTCCGGCACAGCTTCAACCAGCAGTACCTGCGGGCAGTGCAGAGGCACCACGCGGTGATCGCTGCCCAGTTCTTCGGGCACCACCACACCGACAGCTTCCGGATGTTCTACAGTGACACAG GTTCTCCAATCAGTGTCATGTTCCTGGCCCCTGGAGTGACTCCCTGGAAAACAACTTTACCTGGAGTGACCAACGGAGCCAACAATCCTGGGATCCGGGTGATCGACTATGATCCAGACACCCTCCAAGTGCTG gaTATGGTCACTTACTACTTGAATCTAACTCATGCCAACATGATGGCCTCGACAGGGCAGGAAGAGGTCCCAGTGTGGGAGGAAGAGTACAGGCTGACAGAGGCCTTCCAGGTGCCTAATGGCTCTGTGGGCTCCATGCAGTCGGTGCTGGAGAAGCTGTCAGAGGACGCAGGCAGTCTGCAGCAGTACCACGAGCTGAACTCGGTCAGATACGACCGCAGCCCCTGTGGGGAGGGCTGCCGGCTGGACCACCTCTGTGCCATCAGGGAGGTTGATTTCACAAAGTACAGTCAGTGtgtcagaggcagcagccctgcccctgccctcaccagcacctgccttctgctttctggCTTGCTCTTAggcctgctcagtctgcagccAGCATGGTGA